One Hordeum vulgare subsp. vulgare chromosome 4H, MorexV3_pseudomolecules_assembly, whole genome shotgun sequence DNA window includes the following coding sequences:
- the LOC123447907 gene encoding uridine kinase-like protein 3 — translation MGSYSTSEVLNAAAVGVHHPALRSHELDLKGSMSGEELPTTSGLENGHQAPFVIGVAGGASSGKSTVCKMIIDQLCDQRVVVVTQESFYYGLSDEELVHVHDYNFDHPDAFDTDLLLSCMEKLKHGKAVDIPSYDFKTHKSVLSARKVNPSDVIILEGILLFHDSRVRDLMNMKIFVDTDADVRLTRRIRRDTIEKGRDIIDVLDQYSKFVKTAFEDFILPTKKYADIIIPRGADNSVAIDLIVQHIRTKLGQNDLCKIHPNLYVIQTTYQIRGMHTIIRDAATTTHDFIFYADRLIRLVVEHGLGHLPFREKQVITPTGSVYTGVDFSKSLCGISVIRSGESMENALRACCKGIKIGKILIHREGDDGKQLIYHNLPKDIAKRHVLLLDPILGTGNSAVQAISLLLEKRVQEANIIFLNLISAPQGVHVVSKRFPRVKIVTSEIELGLNDDFRVIPGMGEFGDRYFGTDDYQSSTPFFADDKNRVGLL, via the exons ATGGGATCATACTCGACAAGCGAAGTTCTTAATGCTGCCGCGGTTGGGGTCCATCACCCAGCACTCCGTTCGCACGAGCTGGATCTGAAAGGTTCCATGTCGGGGGAGGAGCTACCAACGACGTCAGGACTGGAGAATGGACACCAGGCACCATTTGTTATTG GTGTTGCTGGAGGTGCATCTTCAGGTAAAAGCACTGTTTGCAAAATGATCATCGATCAGCTATGCGATCAGCGTGTAGTTGTTGTTACTCAG GAGTCATTTTATTACGGACTGTCTGATGAGGAATTGGTCCATGTTCATGATTATAACTTTGATCATCCAG ATGCCTTTGATACGGATTTACTACTTTCTTGTATGGAAAAATTGAAACATGGCAAAGCTGTTGACATTCCAAGCTACGACTTCAAAACACATAAGAGTGTCTTATCTGCAAGGAAG GTTAATCCTTCAGATGTGATTATTTTGGAAGGAATTCTACTTTTCCATGATTCACGTGTTCGGGATCTAATGAACATGAAGATCTTTGTTGATACAG ATGCTGATGTGCGATTAACAAGGAGGATCCGTCGTGATACCATTGAGAAGGGTAGAGATATTATAGATGTGTTAGATCAG TACTCGAAGTTTGTAAAGACAGCTTTTGAAGATTTCATTCTCCCCACAAAGAAGTATGCTGATATTATCATCCCACGAGGCGCAGATAACAGTGTGGCAATTGACCTAATCGTTCAGCATATTCGCACTAAACTTGGTCAAAATGATCTATGTAAAATACACCCAAATTTATATGTTATTCAGACTACTTACCAG ATACGAGGCATGCACACAATAATACGGGATGCTGCCACGACGACACATGATTTCATATTTTATGCTGATCGGTTGATTCGATTG GTTGTCGAGCATGGGCTTGGTCACCTTCCTTTCAGGGAAAAGCAGGTCATCACTCCAACTG GATCTGTTTACACTGGTGTGGATTTCTCAAAAAGTTTATGTGGGATATCAGTGATTAGGAG TGGCGAAAGTATGGAGAATGCTCTGCGGGCATGCTGTAAAGGTATAAAGATTGGGAAGATTCTTATTCACAGGGAAGGAGATGACGGGAAACAG CTCATCTATCACAATTTACCCAAAGATATCGCAAAAAGGCATGTTCTGTTGCTGGACCCCATATTGGGAACAG GAAATTCAGCTGTTCAAGCTATTTCTCTTCTCTTGGAGAAGCGTGTACAAGAAGCAAATATTATATTTCTCAATCTTATATCA GCTCCCCAAGGGGTGCATGTAGTCAGTAAGAGATTCCCAAGGGTCAAGATTGTGACATCAGAGATTGAGCTTGGTCTGAATGATGATTTCCGTGTCATCCCTGGGATGGGTGAGTTTGGGGATAGGTACTTTGGAACAGATGATTATCAGTCATCAACGCCCTTCTTTGCCGATGACAAAAATCGTGTAGG GCTTTTGTGA